One genomic segment of Dysosmobacter sp. Marseille-Q4140 includes these proteins:
- a CDS encoding RNA polymerase subunit sigma gives MVRTEHDIVSQVRSAKTDSEAADALIRQYMGFIRSETVKFLHTAPENGHEDELSIAMLAFYEAVLAYEKSRGAFLPYAARAIKNRLIDHYRTEKRHGNVISLHTPLGGEEDGGELLDTIPDTVDHAGDYAVRTASRREIQEFSEKLAQFGLTFSDVADNCPRQERTFAACRRVLDFARTQPELLKRVEDTGKLPMGELSAGSGTDKKTMERHRKYLVAILLAFTNGYEIIRGHLCQIAPAKGGSMK, from the coding sequence ATGGTGCGCACAGAGCACGACATCGTTTCCCAGGTACGATCGGCCAAGACAGACTCGGAGGCGGCGGACGCCCTCATCCGTCAGTACATGGGCTTTATCCGCTCGGAGACGGTGAAGTTTCTTCATACCGCCCCGGAAAACGGCCATGAGGACGAACTGAGCATCGCCATGCTGGCCTTCTATGAGGCGGTGCTGGCCTATGAGAAGAGCCGGGGCGCTTTTCTGCCCTACGCCGCCCGTGCTATTAAAAACCGGCTCATCGACCACTACCGGACGGAGAAGCGCCACGGCAACGTGATCTCCCTCCACACCCCCCTGGGCGGGGAGGAGGACGGCGGCGAGCTGCTGGACACCATCCCCGACACCGTGGACCACGCCGGGGACTATGCGGTGCGCACCGCCAGCCGGCGGGAGATCCAGGAGTTTTCCGAGAAGCTGGCCCAGTTCGGCCTGACCTTCTCCGATGTGGCGGACAACTGCCCCCGGCAGGAGCGGACCTTCGCCGCCTGCCGCCGGGTGCTGGACTTCGCCCGGACCCAGCCGGAGCTGCTGAAACGGGTGGAGGACACGGGCAAGCTGCCCATGGGGGAGCTGTCCGCCGGCTCCGGCACCGACAAGAAGACCATGGAGCGGCACCGGAAGTACCTGGTGGCCATCCTGCTGGCCTTCACCAACGGCTATGAGATCATCCGGGGCCACCTGTGCCAGATCGCCCCGGCGAAGGGAGGGAGCATGAAATGA
- a CDS encoding copper amine oxidase N-terminal domain-containing protein — MKKVRRLLSCAAAICMLGSAAQALEPALDPLPDLSAYPTRLLVDGRAVEEGALPRYLEGGVLLPLRNILEQAGYAVDWDARARGAVFSAEGSGEYLLDPATGDLTLKGARLWTDPAAVVLDGVTYVSAELFDYVEGVAADWDGATNTAVVVTDEPRDNVYCYDLGEGVLTQGKREIPYRMQGVIGVPEGEDRPVVILLHGAHPIRSAAENRYDLGFSYLVDQLADAGYLALSMNVGINYSFENGEPMGCERTVQVVEQQSDLLRRAIEGETGIFPCDLKNKGDLDRVILVGHSRAGYDIFEVAARAEGLGVQGLVSAAPALVSPLSCELADVPVGIIIPQYDGDVTSLDGGTLFDQLEHAPQRSSGTDLIYLKNGNHGGFSTALVRPDPFADRETLPLVMEPERQQAFFGAYVLDFLESVLETGKTPLEAEPTLEGMYGDFPVMLRVDAGGTVLYQASGDSVRALETSGVAAEAENACSTLDHTAEAFRIPGSFLRYDLTRLSWDSAAASVRIPVSADLRQAAYLQMDLAQDSGDQRNRRTDQSLTVTLRDAGGREASVKAEAGTPALAWQEGTVERIPVAGREDLLQYSTFTPLGTLRLDTAAFSGVDLGRITQITLTFDQPSGSIMLREIQTVK; from the coding sequence ATGAAAAAAGTCCGTCGTTTGCTGTCGTGCGCCGCAGCGATATGCATGCTGGGCTCGGCAGCCCAGGCTCTGGAACCGGCCCTGGACCCCCTGCCGGACCTGTCCGCCTATCCCACCCGTCTCCTGGTGGATGGCCGGGCCGTGGAGGAGGGGGCCCTGCCCCGCTATCTGGAGGGGGGCGTCCTGCTGCCGCTGCGGAACATCCTGGAGCAGGCCGGATATGCCGTGGACTGGGATGCCCGGGCCCGAGGCGCGGTTTTTTCCGCGGAGGGTTCCGGGGAGTATCTGCTGGACCCCGCCACCGGAGACCTGACGCTGAAAGGAGCCCGACTCTGGACAGACCCCGCGGCGGTGGTGCTGGACGGAGTCACCTATGTGTCGGCTGAGCTGTTTGACTATGTAGAGGGTGTCGCCGCGGACTGGGACGGCGCGACCAACACGGCGGTCGTCGTCACCGATGAGCCCCGGGACAATGTGTACTGCTACGACCTGGGGGAGGGAGTGCTGACACAAGGAAAGCGGGAGATCCCTTACCGGATGCAGGGCGTGATCGGTGTGCCGGAGGGGGAGGACCGTCCGGTGGTGATCCTCCTCCACGGCGCTCACCCCATTCGTTCGGCGGCGGAAAACCGCTATGACCTTGGGTTTTCCTATCTGGTGGACCAGCTGGCGGACGCGGGATATCTGGCGCTGTCCATGAACGTGGGCATCAATTACTCCTTTGAAAACGGAGAGCCCATGGGCTGTGAGCGCACGGTACAGGTGGTGGAGCAGCAGAGCGATCTTCTCCGGCGCGCCATTGAGGGGGAGACGGGGATTTTTCCCTGCGATCTGAAGAACAAGGGCGATCTGGACCGGGTGATCCTGGTGGGCCATTCCCGGGCGGGCTATGATATCTTTGAGGTGGCCGCCCGCGCGGAGGGCCTTGGTGTTCAGGGACTTGTGTCGGCAGCTCCGGCGCTGGTGAGCCCGCTGTCCTGCGAGCTGGCGGATGTGCCTGTGGGGATCATCATTCCCCAGTATGACGGAGACGTGACCAGTCTGGACGGCGGCACCCTTTTCGACCAGCTGGAGCATGCGCCGCAGCGGAGCAGCGGCACGGATCTGATCTACTTGAAAAACGGCAACCACGGCGGATTCAGCACCGCTCTGGTGCGCCCGGATCCCTTTGCAGATCGGGAGACGCTGCCGCTGGTGATGGAGCCGGAGAGGCAGCAGGCGTTTTTTGGCGCCTATGTGCTGGATTTTCTGGAGTCTGTTCTGGAGACGGGAAAAACCCCGCTGGAGGCGGAGCCCACTCTGGAGGGGATGTACGGAGACTTCCCGGTCATGCTCCGGGTGGATGCCGGTGGGACGGTGCTCTACCAGGCGTCCGGGGATTCCGTAAGAGCACTTGAAACCAGCGGCGTTGCGGCAGAGGCGGAGAATGCGTGCAGCACGCTGGATCACACGGCGGAGGCGTTCCGCATCCCGGGATCTTTCCTGCGCTATGATCTGACCCGCTTGAGCTGGGACAGCGCCGCTGCTTCCGTGCGGATTCCGGTATCGGCAGATCTGCGTCAGGCGGCCTATCTGCAGATGGATCTGGCTCAGGACAGCGGAGACCAGCGCAACCGCCGGACCGACCAGAGCCTGACGGTGACGCTGCGGGACGCGGGAGGGCGGGAGGCCTCTGTGAAAGCGGAGGCGGGCACGCCGGCTCTTGCCTGGCAGGAGGGGACTGTGGAACGGATCCCGGTGGCGGGGCGGGAGGACCTGCTCCAGTACAGCACGTTTACGCCGCTGGGCACGCTGCGGCTGGATACGGCGGCGTTTTCCGGCGTGGATCTGGGTCGGATCACCCAGATCACGCTGACCTTTGACCAGCCCTCCGGCAGCATCATGCTGCGGGAGATCCAGACCGTGAAATAG
- the iolE gene encoding myo-inosose-2 dehydratase: MVQMKNVRIGVHPINWCNDDMTDPLLGDGYSFYDIIDQAAEAGYAGIENSRKFPRDAKVLKPEFDKRGLELTSGWCDTMFACKELRDEYFEGLKEKAKFFLDMGAKYVIAAEGTGSSCWDPREYRAAKGVQKLNEEEWKLFTDGLNMAGRFCKDNGLTLVYHVHTGTCVETFDETQKLCDMTDPEYVNLLADTGHLCFCGVNIPEFYDHFADRIKYVHLKNIRPLVLQVVREFGIDFNNAVKLGIFTVPGDDGAVDFQTVFEILAKHNYEGWMLVEAEQYLPSPSALHFAKMARSYIRQQTGL; this comes from the coding sequence ATGGTCCAGATGAAAAACGTACGGATTGGTGTGCACCCCATCAACTGGTGCAACGATGATATGACAGATCCCCTGCTGGGAGATGGATACTCATTTTATGATATCATCGACCAGGCGGCGGAAGCGGGATACGCGGGGATCGAAAACAGCCGGAAATTCCCCCGCGACGCGAAGGTCCTGAAGCCTGAATTTGACAAGCGGGGCCTGGAACTGACCTCCGGCTGGTGCGACACCATGTTCGCCTGCAAGGAGCTGCGCGATGAATATTTTGAAGGGCTGAAGGAGAAGGCAAAATTCTTCCTGGACATGGGCGCAAAGTACGTGATCGCCGCAGAGGGAACGGGTTCCTCCTGCTGGGATCCCAGAGAGTACCGTGCGGCGAAAGGCGTTCAGAAGCTGAATGAAGAGGAGTGGAAGCTCTTCACCGACGGACTGAACATGGCTGGGCGCTTCTGCAAGGACAACGGCCTCACCCTCGTCTATCATGTGCATACGGGCACCTGCGTCGAGACGTTTGATGAGACGCAGAAGCTGTGCGACATGACGGATCCGGAGTATGTGAATCTGCTGGCGGACACAGGGCACCTGTGCTTCTGCGGCGTGAACATTCCGGAGTTCTATGATCATTTTGCTGACCGCATCAAGTATGTCCATCTGAAGAACATCCGTCCGCTTGTCCTTCAGGTCGTTCGTGAGTTCGGCATCGACTTCAACAATGCCGTCAAGCTCGGGATCTTCACTGTGCCCGGCGATGACGGGGCCGTGGACTTCCAGACGGTGTTTGAGATCCTTGCCAAGCACAACTATGAGGGCTGGATGCTGGTAGAGGCAGAGCAGTACCTGCCGTCTCCGAGCGCGCTCCATTTTGCCAAAATGGCAAGATCGTATATCCGCCAGCAGACCGGGCTTTGA
- a CDS encoding polyphosphate polymerase domain-containing protein encodes MTAGTTEPLRLRHELKHQIAPQEDLVLTHRLRKLFPRDSHAGADGSYRVTSLYFDTPYDTALRKKLDGVDRREKFRLRYYGASPAFLKLEKKYKVNGLCGKRSARLTLQEAERLLAGEDAFLLERGDPLLAELYHKLRGTLLRPRTVVCYDREAFLYAPGNVRVTLDRNLRTCGDSAGFLSPGGFPLKPLDGVTVLEVKYDAFLPDLVRLAVQTPDRRAGACSKYALCRRFD; translated from the coding sequence ATGACGGCTGGGACGACTGAGCCCCTCCGCCTGCGCCACGAGCTCAAGCACCAGATCGCTCCCCAGGAGGATCTGGTGCTTACCCACCGGCTGAGAAAGCTCTTTCCCCGGGACAGCCACGCCGGGGCGGACGGCTCCTACCGGGTGACCAGCCTGTATTTCGACACGCCCTACGACACCGCCCTCCGGAAAAAGCTGGACGGGGTGGACCGGCGGGAGAAATTCCGCCTGCGGTACTACGGAGCCAGCCCCGCATTTCTCAAGCTGGAAAAAAAGTACAAGGTAAACGGACTGTGCGGCAAGCGCTCCGCCCGTCTGACCCTGCAGGAGGCGGAGCGGCTGCTGGCCGGAGAGGACGCCTTCCTGCTGGAGCGGGGGGACCCGCTGCTGGCTGAGCTGTACCACAAGCTGCGTGGGACGCTGCTGCGGCCCAGGACGGTGGTGTGCTACGACCGGGAGGCCTTCCTGTACGCCCCCGGAAACGTCCGGGTGACCCTGGACCGGAACCTGCGCACCTGCGGGGACAGCGCCGGCTTCCTCTCCCCCGGCGGGTTCCCCCTCAAGCCGCTGGACGGGGTGACCGTGCTGGAGGTCAAGTACGACGCCTTTCTCCCCGACCTGGTGCGTCTGGCCGTCCAGACGCCGGACCGCCGGGCGGGGGCCTGTTCCAAATACGCCCTGTGCCGGCGGTTTGACTGA
- a CDS encoding DUF4956 domain-containing protein produces the protein MPTFTFQDIFKSSFLERLDAVSLPDAAIALALAFCLGLFIFLVYKKCYAGVMYAPSFGVTLIALTLITTLLILAVTSNIVLSLGMVGALSIVRFRTAIKEPMDIAFLFWAIAAGIVLAAGLIPLAVVGSLFVGVVLLVFSRQKNGESPYILVVHCADQDVEGQVRALVEARVRRLNLKSKSVAPGQIELNYEVRLRDADTEFVNELGAMEGVGNVVLVSYNGDYMG, from the coding sequence ATGCCCACGTTCACCTTTCAGGACATCTTCAAATCCAGCTTTCTGGAGCGGCTGGACGCGGTCTCCCTGCCGGACGCCGCCATCGCCCTGGCGCTGGCCTTCTGCCTGGGCCTGTTCATCTTCCTGGTCTATAAAAAATGCTACGCCGGGGTCATGTACGCCCCCAGCTTCGGGGTGACCCTCATCGCCCTCACCCTCATCACCACCCTGCTGATCCTGGCGGTGACCAGCAACATCGTCCTCTCCCTGGGCATGGTGGGCGCCCTGTCCATCGTCCGCTTCCGCACCGCCATCAAGGAGCCCATGGATATCGCCTTCCTGTTCTGGGCTATCGCGGCGGGCATCGTGCTGGCGGCGGGGCTGATCCCCCTGGCGGTGGTGGGCAGCCTATTTGTGGGGGTGGTGCTGCTGGTGTTCTCCCGACAGAAGAACGGGGAGTCCCCCTACATCCTGGTGGTCCACTGCGCCGACCAGGATGTGGAGGGGCAGGTGCGCGCCCTGGTGGAGGCCCGGGTGCGGCGGCTGAATCTGAAGAGCAAGAGCGTGGCCCCGGGCCAGATCGAGCTGAACTACGAGGTGCGCCTGCGGGATGCCGACACGGAGTTCGTCAATGAGCTGGGGGCCATGGAGGGCGTGGGTAACGTGGTGCTGGTCTCCTACAACGGGGACTACATGGGGTGA
- a CDS encoding PepSY domain-containing protein — MKQIFSFGLTAALLLACLTGCGGQAGGAAPGGTAPSGGQTPPASSVPETPAGQGQTPPVSPAPERGVAAGEISREEALAIALDNADVPEGDAYNIKNETDSDNGIPIYDIEFETDYGDYDFEVAMADGRIVGADYEVDEEWLDALDGSPVTAEEATSIVAGKVSGASAADVSVWEESGDGRGRYEGELFLDGMKYEFELDPRTGRIFDWTADLRD; from the coding sequence ATGAAACAGATCTTTTCTTTCGGTTTGACAGCGGCGCTTTTGCTGGCCTGCCTGACCGGCTGCGGCGGACAGGCGGGCGGCGCCGCGCCCGGCGGGACGGCCCCCTCCGGCGGCCAGACTCCCCCGGCGTCCTCCGTTCCGGAAACGCCCGCCGGCCAGGGGCAGACGCCGCCTGTGTCCCCCGCCCCGGAGAGGGGAGTCGCCGCCGGGGAGATCAGCCGGGAGGAGGCCCTGGCCATCGCCCTGGACAATGCGGACGTGCCGGAGGGCGACGCCTACAACATCAAAAACGAGACCGACAGCGACAATGGCATCCCCATCTATGACATCGAGTTCGAGACCGACTACGGCGACTACGACTTTGAGGTGGCCATGGCCGACGGTCGCATCGTTGGTGCGGACTACGAGGTGGACGAGGAGTGGCTGGACGCTCTGGACGGCAGCCCTGTCACAGCGGAGGAGGCCACTTCCATCGTGGCCGGCAAGGTTTCCGGCGCCAGTGCGGCGGACGTATCTGTCTGGGAAGAGTCCGGCGACGGCCGGGGACGTTACGAAGGGGAGCTGTTCCTGGACGGCATGAAGTACGAGTTTGAACTGGACCCCCGGACGGGGCGGATCTTCGACTGGACCGCCGATCTGAGGGACTGA
- a CDS encoding PepSY domain-containing protein, which translates to MKKNFHTKLFGLTLTAALALTTLTACGNSVGVSSLPESPNQTASLQEENSGSIGTVLLSVNPEIEMDYDDDGNVVALNALNDDGRAVLAGYTGYEGKPCTTVVGELVDQIHDGGYFDATVGGHEKNIVLKLERGSAYPNDQFLNELAEAVRLVVETDQIGSQAVTLDQDDYDDAYGDKGYINASAAQSILSTQLGRDDIQFVEKEYDLDDGEYEVEFILDGVEYEYEVNAYTGKVTEMDAEFQDYDDTDYGPGSDGITDYGVTDYDDTDYGPNADGITDYDDTDYGPNNDGITDYDDTDYGPNADGITDYDDTDYGPNADGVTDYDDTDYGPNADGVTDYDDTDYGPNADGVTDYDDTDYGPNADGITDYDDTDYGPNADGITDYDDDRDDDDDDDDGWDD; encoded by the coding sequence ATGAAAAAGAACTTCCACACCAAACTGTTTGGCCTGACGCTGACTGCCGCCCTGGCTCTGACCACTCTGACTGCCTGCGGGAACAGCGTCGGAGTATCTTCCCTCCCAGAGTCCCCCAATCAGACCGCCTCTCTTCAGGAGGAGAACAGCGGCAGCATCGGCACCGTACTTCTGAGCGTGAACCCGGAGATCGAGATGGACTATGACGATGACGGCAACGTGGTTGCTCTGAACGCCCTGAACGATGACGGTCGGGCAGTGCTGGCCGGCTACACCGGCTATGAGGGGAAGCCCTGCACCACCGTGGTGGGGGAGCTGGTGGACCAGATCCACGACGGCGGCTACTTTGACGCCACCGTGGGCGGCCATGAGAAGAACATCGTCCTGAAGCTGGAGCGGGGCTCCGCCTACCCCAACGACCAGTTCCTGAACGAACTGGCCGAGGCGGTCCGGCTGGTGGTGGAGACCGACCAGATCGGCTCCCAGGCGGTGACCCTGGACCAGGACGACTACGACGACGCGTACGGCGACAAGGGCTATATCAATGCCTCCGCCGCCCAGAGCATCCTCTCCACCCAGCTGGGCCGGGATGACATCCAGTTTGTGGAGAAGGAATACGACCTGGATGACGGGGAGTACGAGGTGGAGTTTATCCTGGACGGCGTGGAGTACGAGTATGAGGTGAACGCCTACACCGGCAAGGTCACCGAGATGGACGCGGAGTTCCAGGACTATGACGACACCGACTATGGCCCGGGCAGCGACGGGATCACCGATTACGGCGTGACTGACTACGACGACACCGACTACGGCCCCAATGCCGACGGGATCACCGACTATGACGACACGGACTATGGCCCCAACAATGATGGAATCACCGACTACGACGACACCGACTACGGCCCCAATGCCGACGGGATCACCGACTATGACGACACGGACTATGGCCCCAACGCCGACGGCGTCACCGATTACGACGACACCGACTACGGCCCCAACGCCGACGGCGTCACCGACTACGACGACACCGACTACGGCCCCAACGCCGACGGCGTCACCGATTACGATGATACCGATTACGGTCCCAATGCCGACGGCATCACCGATTACGACGACACCGACTACGGCCCCAACGCCGACGGCATCACCGACTACGATGACGACCGGGACGATGATGACGACGATGATGACGGCTGGGACGACTGA
- a CDS encoding sugar phosphate isomerase/epimerase, with amino-acid sequence MLGVTYIEVEDKHFASTDPAYVAELKAYFDKKNLKVCNIAFDCSFGYPTAQQNRAQIDRAKEWMPIGKALGSPNFRLFAGWMGGPDPEIHKKGPAVQKPETAWAEMVECVQELCDYGKDMGLSIVIENHNHGGFLSASKDVLRLFDEVKRDNLSLLLDTGNYVDGIDGIRATTHLVKKHVHLKVNQVAEDGHDTVYDLPLILEVLTQSGYDGTLSIEYEGEQDEKIYIKKVTDFVRACLQE; translated from the coding sequence TTGCTTGGCGTTACATACATTGAGGTGGAGGACAAGCACTTTGCCTCTACGGACCCCGCCTATGTGGCCGAACTCAAGGCATACTTTGACAAAAAGAACCTGAAAGTGTGCAACATCGCGTTCGACTGCAGCTTTGGATATCCGACCGCCCAGCAGAACCGGGCGCAGATTGACCGGGCAAAGGAATGGATGCCGATTGGTAAGGCACTGGGCAGCCCTAATTTCCGTCTGTTTGCCGGTTGGATGGGCGGACCGGACCCGGAGATCCACAAAAAAGGGCCCGCCGTTCAAAAGCCGGAGACCGCATGGGCGGAAATGGTGGAATGTGTGCAGGAGCTGTGTGATTACGGAAAGGACATGGGCCTCTCCATTGTGATTGAGAACCACAACCACGGCGGGTTCCTCTCTGCGTCCAAAGACGTGCTGCGCCTGTTTGATGAGGTGAAGCGGGATAATTTGAGCCTGCTGCTGGATACAGGCAATTATGTGGATGGGATCGACGGCATCCGCGCCACCACGCATCTGGTGAAAAAGCATGTCCACCTGAAGGTCAATCAGGTGGCGGAGGACGGACACGACACGGTGTATGATCTGCCGCTGATCCTGGAGGTATTGACGCAGAGCGGATATGATGGTACCTTGTCTATTGAGTATGAAGGTGAGCAGGACGAAAAGATCTACATTAAAAAGGTGACGGATTTTGTGCGTGCCTGCTTGCAGGAATGA
- a CDS encoding CotH kinase family protein: MIRHRHIDLICGGVILLALVLTGLLCFGEALGLRPASAAPGYASRLFDDGRVHTVDLRVEDWAAFLENAPAEEYIPCTAVIDGEEFYQVGLRAKGNNSLRLTEEYGLSRYSLKLEFDHYVDGGNYHGLDKFSLDASFQDNSYLKTYLVYDMMDYMEVPAPLCSYAWVTVNGQPWGLFLAIEEPEEAFARRNFGPDHGALYKPDYRSLNAENADVALRYIGDDPDRYPNIFDNAKFDTDGADRERLIQALRVLSTGENLETAVNVNEVLRYFTVQVFVMNWDSYLGHTGHNYFLYEEDGVLSILPWDYNLAFGTYALGMTNPVRDPDVLINWPVNTPARGEVMLERPLYHNLMKNRDYFARYHAYFGQLLSEYFESGRYEAVIRQAQVMIAPYVEVDPTAFCSYEDHLLAVDTLLEVCRLRSESIRGQLEGNYPITLAQQESNPGAGVDASHVDLRALGDFDDLEAAKERQNEAAAIAGVE; encoded by the coding sequence ATGATCCGCCACCGGCATATCGATCTTATCTGCGGCGGGGTCATCCTATTGGCCCTGGTCCTCACCGGTCTGCTCTGCTTCGGGGAGGCTCTGGGCCTCCGGCCCGCCAGCGCCGCGCCCGGGTACGCCTCCCGCCTCTTTGACGATGGCCGGGTCCACACCGTGGACCTGCGGGTGGAGGACTGGGCGGCTTTCCTCGAAAACGCCCCGGCGGAGGAGTATATCCCCTGCACCGCGGTCATCGACGGGGAGGAGTTTTACCAGGTGGGCCTGCGGGCCAAGGGGAACAACTCCCTCCGGCTGACGGAGGAGTACGGCCTGTCCCGGTACAGTCTGAAGCTGGAATTCGACCACTATGTGGACGGGGGCAACTACCATGGCCTGGACAAGTTCTCCCTGGACGCCTCCTTTCAGGACAACAGTTATCTCAAAACGTACCTGGTCTACGACATGATGGACTATATGGAGGTACCGGCGCCCTTGTGTAGCTACGCCTGGGTGACGGTGAACGGTCAGCCTTGGGGGCTGTTTCTGGCCATCGAGGAGCCGGAGGAGGCCTTTGCCCGGCGGAATTTCGGCCCGGATCACGGAGCGCTCTATAAGCCGGACTACCGCTCCCTGAACGCGGAGAACGCCGACGTGGCCCTGCGGTACATTGGCGATGACCCAGACCGCTACCCCAACATCTTTGACAACGCCAAGTTTGACACGGACGGGGCGGACCGGGAGCGGCTGATCCAGGCCCTGCGGGTGCTGTCTACCGGCGAAAATCTGGAGACGGCGGTCAACGTGAACGAGGTGCTGCGATACTTTACAGTGCAGGTCTTTGTGATGAACTGGGACAGTTACCTGGGCCATACCGGCCACAACTACTTCCTCTACGAGGAGGACGGGGTACTCTCCATCCTGCCCTGGGATTACAACTTAGCCTTCGGCACCTATGCCCTGGGCATGACCAATCCCGTCCGGGACCCTGACGTGCTGATCAACTGGCCGGTGAACACCCCCGCCCGGGGGGAGGTCATGCTGGAGCGGCCTCTGTATCACAATCTGATGAAAAACAGAGACTATTTTGCCCGGTACCACGCCTATTTCGGCCAACTGCTCTCGGAGTATTTCGAGAGCGGCCGGTATGAGGCAGTCATCCGGCAGGCACAGGTCATGATCGCTCCCTATGTGGAGGTCGATCCCACCGCCTTCTGCTCCTATGAGGATCATCTGCTGGCGGTGGACACGCTGCTGGAGGTGTGCCGCCTGCGCTCTGAGAGCATTCGGGGGCAACTGGAGGGGAACTACCCCATCACCCTGGCCCAGCAGGAGTCGAATCCGGGGGCGGGGGTGGACGCCTCCCATGTGGATCTGCGGGCGCTGGGGGATTTCGACGACCTGGAGGCTGCGAAGGAGCGGCAGAATGAGGCCGCGGCAATTGCGGGGGTGGAATAA
- a CDS encoding transposase — MYVTPSKGLASGRLVATDSTHVKANASPASEHLVEAVQKPGAYWERLDAYEEEALEELDRRTQAGKTGRKRRQKGRSRQVKSPLRYDRKWASRTDPESGHLNRPGKPKGPHYLSHQTVDCDHGIILDVAVTSGEVNDAVPYLRQIEHIHREILPVRAAVADAAYDLPLFHRVLRDHGIRFYVRPMPRSAAALGGAPGSPFLYDEENDLYTCPGGKALRLRNLNRSVGGLHWVYFADRSDCAACPLKEQCVGKGRAKRLERSYFWREIREDLRELDSPTYQRALRKRQIWSEGTFAAQKWGHRLGRLLRRGREAAEDHCLLSATALNLKRMIKWTV; from the coding sequence ATGTATGTAACGCCAAGCAAAGGTCTGGCAAGCGGGCGGCTGGTGGCGACGGACTCCACCCACGTGAAGGCAAACGCGTCCCCGGCCTCGGAGCACCTGGTGGAGGCGGTGCAGAAGCCGGGGGCGTATTGGGAGCGGCTGGACGCGTATGAGGAAGAAGCGCTGGAGGAACTGGACCGGAGGACCCAGGCGGGAAAGACGGGCAGGAAACGGAGGCAGAAGGGACGGAGCAGGCAGGTCAAAAGCCCTCTTCGGTACGACCGGAAATGGGCCAGCCGCACGGATCCGGAGTCGGGGCACTTGAACCGTCCCGGAAAGCCAAAGGGGCCCCATTATCTGTCTCATCAGACGGTGGACTGCGATCACGGCATCATCCTGGATGTGGCGGTGACCTCCGGGGAAGTGAACGACGCGGTGCCATATCTGAGGCAGATCGAGCATATCCATCGGGAGATCCTCCCCGTCCGGGCGGCCGTGGCGGATGCGGCCTACGATCTTCCGCTGTTCCACCGGGTGCTGCGGGACCACGGCATCCGCTTTTATGTCCGGCCCATGCCCCGCTCCGCGGCGGCCCTGGGCGGAGCTCCCGGGTCTCCCTTTCTCTACGATGAGGAGAACGATCTCTATACCTGTCCCGGCGGAAAGGCGCTGCGGCTGCGGAACCTCAACCGCAGCGTGGGCGGACTGCACTGGGTGTATTTCGCGGACAGGAGCGACTGCGCCGCCTGTCCCTTGAAAGAGCAATGCGTGGGAAAGGGACGGGCCAAACGCCTGGAACGCAGCTACTTCTGGAGAGAGATCCGGGAGGATCTGAGGGAGTTGGACAGCCCGACGTACCAGAGGGCCTTGCGCAAGCGGCAGATCTGGAGCGAGGGGACTTTTGCAGCACAGAAGTGGGGGCACAGGTTGGGGCGGCTCCTGCGGCGAGGACGAGAGGCAGCGGAAGACCACTGCCTCTTGTCAGCGACCGCATTGAACCTGAAGCGGATGATCAAATGGACCGTGTGA